From one Nocardioides sp. Kera G14 genomic stretch:
- the modA gene encoding molybdate ABC transporter substrate-binding protein, translating into MKSLAVIAAGLVLSPLLAACGSSSDTGATEGDLAGTITVFAASSLTGTFTELGKEFEQAHDGAKVVFEFGSSGDLATKITEAGGADVFASAAPKNMDAVVAADLVAGTPETFAGNTAEIATAPGNPKGITSLADLAEPGVKLALCVTTAPCGALATQLATDNGLTFTPTASEPDVKSTLAVVQSGEVDAGIVYVTDVKAAGDKVTGVPLTEAQAEGATTSYPIATLKDSRKSALAKAFVAFVRGKAGVAALTEAGFTTP; encoded by the coding sequence ATGAAATCGCTCGCAGTGATCGCCGCCGGCCTCGTTCTGTCGCCCCTCCTCGCCGCCTGCGGCAGCAGCTCCGACACCGGCGCCACGGAGGGTGATCTCGCCGGCACGATCACGGTCTTCGCGGCCTCGTCGCTCACGGGGACCTTCACGGAGCTCGGCAAGGAGTTCGAGCAGGCGCATGACGGTGCCAAGGTCGTCTTCGAGTTCGGGTCGTCCGGGGATCTGGCCACGAAGATCACCGAGGCCGGGGGCGCCGACGTCTTCGCGTCGGCGGCTCCGAAGAACATGGACGCCGTGGTCGCTGCCGACCTCGTCGCAGGCACGCCGGAGACCTTCGCCGGCAACACGGCCGAGATCGCGACCGCCCCGGGAAATCCGAAGGGCATCACGTCACTGGCAGACCTGGCTGAACCCGGTGTGAAGCTCGCGCTCTGTGTGACGACTGCTCCCTGTGGTGCGCTCGCAACACAGCTCGCCACTGACAACGGGCTCACCTTCACGCCGACCGCATCAGAGCCGGACGTGAAGTCAACGCTCGCCGTCGTCCAGTCGGGTGAGGTCGATGCCGGCATCGTCTACGTGACCGACGTCAAGGCGGCAGGTGACAAGGTGACGGGCGTGCCGCTCACCGAGGCGCAGGCCGAGGGTGCGACGACGTCCTATCCCATCGCTACGCTCAAGGACTCGAGGAAGTCCGCGCTCGCGAAGGCCTTCGTCGCCTTCGTCCGCGGAAAGGCCGGTGTCGCGGCACTGACCGAGGCGGGCTTCACCACACCATGA
- a CDS encoding TOBE domain-containing protein, which translates to MEYLRIGEVAKAVGVSPDTLRRWEVEGRVTFERRGNQRVLPADRLSELKASLAPTQRGTSARNHFEGIVVAVTKDGVMAQVELACGDYRVVSLMSREAAEELGLEPGVPATAVVKATSVMVQASS; encoded by the coding sequence ATGGAATACCTGCGGATCGGCGAGGTGGCGAAGGCCGTCGGCGTCAGCCCCGACACGCTGCGCCGATGGGAGGTCGAGGGCCGGGTCACCTTCGAGCGGCGCGGAAACCAGCGCGTGCTGCCCGCGGACCGGTTGAGTGAGCTCAAAGCCTCCCTCGCGCCGACACAGCGCGGCACCAGTGCGCGCAACCACTTCGAGGGCATCGTCGTCGCCGTCACGAAGGACGGTGTCATGGCCCAGGTCGAGCTTGCCTGCGGTGACTACCGCGTCGTCTCGCTGATGAGCAGGGAGGCCGCCGAGGAGCTCGGACTCGAGCCCGGCGTACCGGCGACCGCCGTCGTGAAGGCGACCAGCGTGATGGTGCAGGCCTCGTCGTGA
- a CDS encoding GGDEF domain-containing protein — protein sequence MEFDVRQWHFRGAVGLCIVASICYLATFTTSEVSGEVTTYYLASLAAIVLVWLLGLRWLRRPMLYVWPLLDCLGMIGASRLAPTAAVLSIAAMAVGFLYVGFTQPRGGSLVKLPVAIVAYCLVVDLPLDQLAVRLSLSIVVWLSVSELPAWLIANLAEARRSLVKLAATDALTGLPNRREWDTEIAALSTGRRPFAVLLVDLDHFKEYNDRYGHLAGDDLLSEFGHRLTAVAGPGNLVARWGGEEFAVALIGADLPAAQAVASEILVDVPDAQTCSIGIAVHQGGEGGRELLDRADKALYAAKSAGRAQHAVA from the coding sequence ATGGAGTTCGACGTCCGCCAGTGGCACTTCCGCGGCGCCGTCGGTCTCTGCATCGTCGCCTCGATCTGCTACCTCGCCACGTTCACGACGTCCGAGGTCTCCGGCGAGGTCACCACGTACTACCTCGCGAGCCTCGCGGCGATCGTCCTCGTCTGGCTGCTGGGCCTCCGCTGGCTGAGGCGACCCATGCTCTACGTCTGGCCACTGCTCGACTGCCTCGGCATGATCGGCGCCTCCCGGCTCGCCCCCACGGCCGCGGTCCTCTCGATCGCCGCGATGGCCGTGGGTTTCCTCTACGTCGGCTTCACCCAGCCGCGCGGAGGGTCGCTCGTCAAGCTTCCCGTGGCGATCGTGGCCTACTGCCTCGTCGTCGACCTGCCTCTGGACCAATTGGCGGTACGACTCTCGCTCAGCATCGTGGTCTGGCTGTCGGTCTCCGAGCTGCCGGCCTGGTTGATCGCGAACCTCGCCGAGGCTCGCCGGTCGCTGGTGAAGCTGGCCGCCACGGACGCCCTCACCGGCCTGCCGAACCGCCGCGAGTGGGACACCGAGATCGCCGCGCTCTCGACCGGTCGCCGGCCCTTCGCCGTCCTCCTCGTCGACCTCGACCACTTCAAGGAGTACAACGACCGGTACGGACACCTCGCCGGCGACGACCTGCTCAGCGAGTTCGGCCACCGCCTGACGGCCGTCGCCGGGCCCGGCAACCTCGTGGCCCGCTGGGGCGGCGAGGAGTTCGCGGTGGCGCTGATCGGCGCCGACCTCCCGGCCGCGCAGGCCGTGGCGTCGGAGATCCTCGTCGACGTCCCTGACGCCCAGACCTGCTCGATCGGCATCGCCGTGCACCAGGGCGGCGAGGGTGGTCGCGAGCTGCTCGACCGCGCCGACAAGGCGCTGTACGCCGCCAAGTCGGCCGGCCGTGCGCAGCACGCCGTCGCCTGA
- a CDS encoding biotin/lipoyl-binding carrier protein, giving the protein MSSTSRGQRPVAAELVAVVLAVEVTEGQRVEAGETLVLLESMKMEIPVLAEAPGVVELVKVTPGDKVQDGDVLVVLA; this is encoded by the coding sequence ATGTCCAGCACCTCCAGGGGCCAGCGTCCCGTCGCGGCCGAGCTCGTCGCCGTCGTCCTCGCCGTCGAGGTGACCGAGGGGCAGCGGGTCGAGGCGGGGGAGACCCTGGTGCTGCTGGAGTCCATGAAGATGGAGATCCCCGTCCTGGCCGAGGCGCCGGGCGTCGTCGAGCTGGTCAAGGTCACCCCGGGTGACAAGGTGCAGGACGGCGACGTCCTCGTCGTGCTTGCCTGA
- a CDS encoding carbon-nitrogen hydrolase family protein, with translation MGWEKLDVALVQAASGLDPAANTARLAELTPAGADLVVLPEVFQRDFGPVTDSLIPYAERLDGPFATELRRVSSERATTIVAGMAEATDGPPYNTLLVADGVTPATGHYRKIHLYDSFGYKESERLSAGPLTPTVVEVAGARVGLMTCYDLRFPELARALVAAGAEVLVVPAAWVAGERKVDHWRTLARARAIENTVYVAACGQPAPRYSGHSVVVDPLGDVLAEAGDGEETITATLAASRLAEARATNPSLANRRL, from the coding sequence ATGGGGTGGGAGAAGCTCGATGTCGCACTGGTGCAGGCCGCCTCTGGTCTCGACCCTGCCGCGAACACCGCCCGGCTCGCCGAGCTGACCCCCGCCGGCGCCGACCTCGTCGTGCTGCCGGAGGTCTTCCAGCGCGACTTCGGTCCGGTGACCGACTCCCTGATCCCGTACGCCGAGCGGCTGGACGGTCCCTTCGCGACCGAGCTCCGCCGCGTGTCCTCCGAGAGGGCGACCACGATCGTCGCGGGCATGGCCGAGGCGACCGACGGGCCGCCGTACAACACCCTCCTCGTCGCCGACGGCGTCACGCCCGCGACCGGGCACTATCGCAAGATCCACCTCTACGACTCCTTCGGCTACAAGGAGTCCGAGCGGCTCAGCGCCGGCCCGTTGACGCCGACCGTCGTCGAGGTCGCGGGCGCGAGGGTCGGGCTGATGACCTGTTACGACCTGCGCTTCCCAGAGCTGGCCCGCGCCCTCGTCGCCGCCGGCGCGGAGGTGCTGGTCGTCCCGGCGGCCTGGGTCGCCGGCGAGCGGAAGGTCGATCACTGGCGCACCCTGGCCCGCGCCCGGGCGATCGAGAACACCGTCTATGTGGCGGCGTGCGGCCAGCCGGCGCCGCGCTACTCCGGGCACTCGGTCGTCGTCGACCCGCTCGGTGACGTCCTCGCGGAGGCCGGCGACGGCGAGGAGACGATCACCGCCACGCTGGCCGCCAGCCGCCTCGCCGAGGCCCGCGCGACCAACCCCTCGCTCGCCAATCGCCGGCTCTGA
- a CDS encoding molybdenum cofactor guanylyltransferase: MLETWAAIILAGGRGSRLDGVDKAGIEIAGRTMLEWSLDACIDASEVVVVGEHVPTDRPVTFTRESPRFGGPVAGLLTGVDALLRRPAYVGVLAVDMPHLTMGTMRRLTDAAESAGGDGAALVDPTGRRQLAMVLRRDRLLEVRPSYEAQHSMALHALLSPLSLADVPAVGDEHRDIDTWTDLRDLDEA; encoded by the coding sequence GTGCTCGAGACGTGGGCGGCGATCATCCTCGCCGGTGGACGCGGAAGCCGCCTTGACGGCGTCGACAAGGCCGGCATCGAGATCGCCGGCCGGACAATGCTCGAATGGAGCCTCGACGCGTGCATCGACGCCTCCGAGGTCGTGGTCGTCGGCGAACATGTGCCGACCGACCGGCCGGTGACCTTCACACGGGAGTCACCACGTTTCGGCGGGCCCGTGGCCGGCCTCCTGACCGGTGTCGACGCGCTGCTCCGTCGCCCGGCGTACGTCGGCGTGCTGGCGGTCGACATGCCGCACCTGACCATGGGCACGATGCGACGTCTGACGGACGCCGCCGAGTCCGCGGGCGGTGACGGAGCGGCCCTCGTCGACCCGACCGGACGGCGCCAGCTCGCGATGGTGCTGCGACGCGACCGGCTGCTGGAGGTGCGGCCGAGCTACGAGGCACAGCACTCGATGGCGCTGCACGCCCTGCTGTCGCCGCTCTCGCTCGCCGACGTCCCGGCCGTCGGCGACGAGCACCGCGACATCGACACCTGGACCGACCTGCGCGACCTCGACGAGGCCTGA
- a CDS encoding bacterial proteasome activator family protein, which translates to MSEQPSYAPDVTIVEPQSPGNSTQAEESEEKSITDLVEQPAKVMRIGSMIRQLLEEVKSAPLDEASRARLKEIHESSIKELEQGLAPELVEELDRLALPFSEEAPSEAELRIAQAQLVGWLEGLFHGIQTAIYAQQVAARAQFEQIRRGLPPGVSLQGGAPDGEQPAPGQPSGMYL; encoded by the coding sequence ATGAGCGAGCAGCCGTCGTACGCCCCGGACGTGACCATCGTCGAGCCGCAGTCCCCCGGCAACTCCACCCAGGCGGAGGAGTCCGAGGAGAAGTCGATCACCGACCTGGTGGAGCAGCCGGCGAAGGTGATGCGCATCGGGTCGATGATCCGTCAGCTCCTCGAGGAGGTGAAGTCGGCTCCACTCGATGAGGCCAGCCGCGCTCGGCTGAAGGAGATCCACGAGTCGTCGATCAAGGAGCTGGAGCAGGGCCTCGCCCCCGAGCTGGTCGAGGAGCTCGACCGGCTCGCGCTGCCGTTCTCCGAGGAGGCGCCGAGTGAGGCCGAGCTGCGGATCGCCCAGGCCCAGCTCGTCGGTTGGCTCGAGGGGCTTTTCCACGGCATCCAGACCGCGATCTATGCGCAGCAGGTCGCTGCTCGGGCGCAGTTCGAGCAGATCCGCCGCGGCCTGCCGCCGGGCGTGAGCCTGCAGGGCGGGGCACCCGACGGTGAGCAGCCCGCCCCCGGGCAGCCCAGCGGGATGTACCTCTGA
- a CDS encoding NAD(P)H-quinone oxidoreductase codes for MRAVIAREPGGPEVLEVQEVTDPAPGAGEVVIEIVAAGLNRADLLQRQGFYPPPPGASDIIGMECSGRISAVGEDVDGWQVGDEVCALLAGGGYATTVAVPAGQVMHVPAGVDLVEAAALPEVACTVWSNIVMHAGLEQGDLFLVHGGAGGIGSFAIQLASALGARVITTVGSADKATYAQSLGAERAINYREEDFVEIAQGLGGADVILDNMGAKYLMRNVEALADGGRLAIIGLQGGAKAELDINALMRKRAAVIGTTLRSRPTDGPRGKAAICAEVVEYVWPLIESGRVKEQVSRTFPLAEAAEAHRHMESGDHTGKLLLTT; via the coding sequence ATGCGGGCTGTGATCGCGCGGGAGCCGGGTGGGCCGGAGGTGCTGGAGGTCCAGGAGGTGACCGATCCGGCGCCAGGCGCCGGTGAGGTCGTCATCGAGATCGTCGCCGCCGGGCTCAACCGCGCCGACCTGCTGCAGCGCCAGGGCTTCTATCCACCTCCGCCCGGCGCCTCCGACATCATCGGCATGGAATGCAGCGGCCGGATCTCCGCGGTCGGCGAGGACGTCGACGGCTGGCAGGTCGGCGACGAGGTCTGCGCCCTCCTGGCTGGGGGCGGTTATGCGACCACGGTGGCAGTGCCTGCGGGCCAGGTCATGCACGTCCCGGCCGGTGTCGACCTCGTCGAGGCTGCCGCGCTGCCCGAGGTAGCGTGCACGGTCTGGTCGAACATCGTGATGCATGCGGGCCTCGAGCAGGGCGACCTGTTCCTCGTGCACGGCGGGGCAGGCGGGATCGGCTCCTTCGCCATCCAGCTCGCCTCCGCCCTCGGTGCGCGGGTGATCACCACCGTCGGATCGGCCGACAAGGCGACGTACGCCCAGAGTCTGGGTGCGGAGCGGGCGATCAACTATCGCGAGGAGGACTTCGTCGAGATCGCCCAGGGGCTCGGCGGGGCCGACGTCATCCTCGACAACATGGGCGCGAAGTATCTGATGCGCAACGTCGAGGCCCTCGCTGACGGCGGTCGGCTCGCGATCATCGGCCTGCAGGGTGGGGCCAAGGCCGAGCTCGACATCAACGCGCTGATGCGGAAGCGGGCGGCGGTGATCGGCACCACCCTCCGTTCACGCCCGACCGACGGACCGCGTGGCAAGGCCGCCATCTGTGCCGAGGTCGTCGAGTACGTCTGGCCGCTCATCGAGTCCGGCCGGGTCAAGGAGCAGGTGAGCCGGACGTTCCCGCTGGCAGAGGCAGCTGAGGCCCACCGGCACATGGAGTCCGGTGACCACACCGGAAAGCTCCTGCTCACGACCTGA
- a CDS encoding HAD family hydrolase produces the protein MSPSSAAAPARTPRLVATDLDGTLIRTDGSVSAYTASVLAELDRRDVPVVFVTGRPLRWAREVFEYVGSHGLAIVTNGAMVWDVATDGPRLERAIQPDVALSVASTLRESMPDVLFSVETVEGWSVEEGLVHGRRIAPVRVGSLEEILAGPVLKLMARRDGANPDEFVASAVELVGEVVEVTHSSFPLLEISARGVTKASTLAMLCEDLGIAATDVVAFGDMPNDLPMLTWAGLSYAMADAHPDVVSCASRLAPGHDDDGVATVLAELLGL, from the coding sequence ATGTCTCCCAGCTCCGCCGCCGCCCCCGCGCGGACTCCGCGCCTCGTCGCGACCGACCTCGACGGCACCCTCATCCGCACGGACGGGTCGGTGTCGGCGTACACGGCCTCGGTGCTCGCGGAGCTCGACCGACGCGACGTGCCGGTGGTCTTCGTGACCGGCCGGCCGCTGCGCTGGGCGCGTGAGGTCTTCGAGTACGTCGGCAGCCACGGTCTCGCGATCGTCACGAACGGTGCGATGGTGTGGGACGTGGCCACCGACGGACCGCGACTGGAGCGGGCGATCCAGCCCGACGTCGCACTGTCCGTCGCGAGCACGCTGCGCGAGTCGATGCCCGACGTGCTCTTCTCCGTGGAGACGGTGGAGGGCTGGTCGGTCGAAGAGGGTCTCGTCCACGGACGCCGGATCGCCCCGGTCCGGGTCGGCTCGCTCGAGGAGATCCTCGCCGGCCCGGTGCTCAAGCTGATGGCGAGGCGCGACGGCGCGAACCCCGACGAGTTCGTCGCCTCGGCGGTCGAGCTGGTGGGGGAGGTCGTCGAGGTGACGCACTCGTCCTTCCCGCTGCTCGAGATCAGCGCCCGTGGCGTCACCAAGGCGTCGACCCTGGCCATGCTCTGCGAGGACCTCGGCATCGCCGCAACCGACGTCGTCGCGTTCGGCGACATGCCCAACGACCTGCCGATGCTGACGTGGGCCGGGCTCTCCTACGCGATGGCCGATGCGCATCCCGATGTCGTGTCGTGCGCCTCGCGCCTCGCGCCCGGGCATGACGACGACGGCGTGGCCACGGTCCTCGCGGAATTGCTGGGTCTGTGA
- a CDS encoding acetoacetate decarboxylase family protein translates to MSITQPAESVTIELGRRTVTVPKGGYYDRFRMDPDLDQVAADPRVSNVDFFRGLSKTKVGSPIGETYTPNFYYRMSSARLTMLARSSAIRSRLPEELEPLEIAPGIGLASVIFFRYDVCDIDFYTEAAVGVAVKPARHGGLGFLDLVTDLKNDHLHSYVFALPVNTEIAQVRGHDGYGFPKWVTELDVDIDNETTTARVANDAGGVDIAFAAPTPKQSRFRSGERVSSLTSYTKVNGIWQSTFNQTNLLSAGSVSLPRGLKLELGEGRMSDDLRALKPIKTLRLDVATEAQAALHMPVTTSLRPREAAPESR, encoded by the coding sequence ATGTCAATCACCCAGCCGGCCGAGAGCGTCACGATTGAGCTCGGGAGACGCACCGTGACCGTCCCGAAGGGCGGCTACTACGACCGCTTCCGGATGGATCCCGACCTCGATCAGGTTGCGGCCGACCCGCGCGTCAGCAACGTCGACTTCTTCCGTGGCCTGTCCAAGACCAAGGTCGGCTCGCCGATCGGCGAGACGTACACGCCCAACTTCTACTACCGGATGTCGTCGGCGCGGCTCACCATGCTCGCCCGCTCCTCGGCGATCCGCTCACGGCTCCCCGAGGAGCTCGAGCCGCTCGAGATCGCGCCGGGCATCGGCCTGGCCTCGGTCATCTTCTTCCGGTACGACGTGTGCGACATCGACTTCTACACCGAGGCTGCCGTCGGCGTCGCCGTCAAGCCTGCCCGCCACGGCGGGCTCGGCTTCCTGGACCTCGTCACCGACCTGAAGAACGACCACCTGCACTCCTACGTCTTCGCCCTTCCCGTGAACACGGAGATCGCCCAGGTCCGTGGCCACGACGGCTACGGCTTCCCCAAGTGGGTGACCGAGCTCGACGTGGACATCGACAACGAGACCACCACCGCGCGCGTCGCCAATGACGCAGGCGGGGTCGACATCGCCTTCGCCGCCCCGACGCCCAAACAGTCCAGGTTCCGCTCCGGCGAGCGGGTCTCGTCCCTGACGTCCTACACGAAGGTCAACGGCATCTGGCAGTCGACGTTCAACCAGACCAACCTGCTCAGTGCCGGCAGCGTCAGCCTGCCGCGTGGCCTCAAGCTCGAGCTCGGCGAGGGCCGGATGTCCGACGACCTTCGTGCGCTCAAGCCGATCAAGACGCTCCGTCTCGATGTGGCGACCGAGGCCCAGGCGGCCCTCCACATGCCCGTAACGACCTCTCTCCGACCGCGTGAGGCCGCGCCCGAGAGCCGCTGA
- a CDS encoding NADH:flavin oxidoreductase/NADH oxidase family protein, with the protein MSSPIYTPLVLRSGSVLPNRLAKAAMEENMSAPGQLPGEELFALYRRWSEGGVGLIITGNVMVHAEALTGPAGVVLDANSPIEPFREWAKAAKSGGAQVWMQINHPGRQVMADMPGVAWGPSPIRVDIGKNSKRLAQPTEMTPDQIEATIARFATTARRAERAGFDGVEIHAAHGYLLSQFLSPLANRRTDEWGGSLENRARLLLDITRAIRAVVGGGFAVAVKLNSADFQRGGFDADDAKKVIDLLAPLGVDVVELSGGSYESPAMSGRSADERTLAREAYFLTLASELAESSALPIMLTGGIVRRPIAEEVLSGGIDIVGMGTALAVDPDLPNTWRRDAEAKVVLKPVTIKDKAIASAAGMARVRYQLRRLGQGRRTRPSVHPVGAYLREMLHRRGALRQYAAWLETREADR; encoded by the coding sequence ATGTCGTCGCCGATCTACACCCCGCTCGTCCTGCGCAGCGGATCCGTGCTTCCCAACCGGCTCGCCAAGGCCGCCATGGAGGAGAACATGTCCGCCCCCGGGCAGCTCCCGGGCGAGGAGCTCTTCGCGCTCTACCGTCGCTGGAGCGAGGGGGGCGTCGGGCTGATCATCACCGGGAACGTGATGGTGCATGCCGAGGCGCTCACCGGGCCGGCAGGCGTCGTCCTGGACGCCAACTCACCGATCGAGCCCTTCCGGGAGTGGGCCAAGGCGGCCAAGAGCGGCGGGGCGCAGGTCTGGATGCAGATCAACCACCCCGGCCGCCAAGTCATGGCCGACATGCCCGGCGTGGCATGGGGTCCGTCGCCGATCCGCGTCGACATCGGCAAGAACAGCAAGCGCCTGGCCCAGCCCACCGAGATGACCCCCGACCAGATCGAGGCGACCATCGCCCGGTTCGCCACCACGGCTCGACGCGCCGAGCGCGCCGGTTTCGACGGAGTCGAGATCCACGCCGCCCACGGCTATCTGCTCTCCCAGTTCCTCTCCCCCCTCGCCAACCGCCGCACCGACGAGTGGGGCGGCTCCCTCGAGAACCGGGCACGTCTGCTGCTCGACATCACCCGCGCCATCCGCGCGGTCGTCGGCGGGGGCTTCGCGGTCGCGGTCAAGCTCAACTCCGCCGACTTCCAGCGCGGAGGCTTCGACGCCGACGACGCCAAGAAGGTCATCGATCTGCTCGCGCCGCTCGGCGTCGACGTGGTCGAGCTCTCCGGCGGCAGCTACGAGAGCCCGGCGATGTCGGGCCGCTCCGCCGACGAGCGCACCCTGGCCCGGGAGGCCTACTTCCTCACGCTCGCCTCCGAACTGGCCGAGTCCAGTGCGTTGCCGATCATGCTCACGGGCGGCATCGTGCGTCGTCCTATCGCCGAGGAGGTTCTGAGCGGTGGGATCGACATCGTGGGCATGGGCACCGCGCTCGCCGTCGATCCGGACCTGCCGAACACCTGGCGCCGCGACGCGGAGGCGAAGGTCGTGCTCAAGCCGGTCACGATCAAGGACAAGGCGATCGCCTCCGCAGCGGGCATGGCCCGCGTCCGCTACCAGTTGCGACGTCTGGGTCAAGGACGACGTACCCGGCCGTCCGTCCACCCCGTCGGTGCCTATCTCCGTGAGATGCTGCATCGACGAGGCGCCCTGCGGCAGTACGCCGCCTGGCTCGAGACCCGTGAAGCCGACCGATGA
- a CDS encoding TetR/AcrR family transcriptional regulator: protein MTTTAKPTYHHGDLRAALLASAMEMLEGGETFSLRAVARRAGVSATAPYRHFEDREAIESALATEGLRDLKAELAAVPAPSTPDDLGELGVIYVRFALRRPSLFRLMFGRECDTDDDQRVLAAAELHDMLAAAMDQVFPGRATDALTDAGWALAHGLAFLYLDGKLKAPSSDDVAARVGAAFAAILSITERDAP, encoded by the coding sequence GTGACCACCACGGCCAAGCCCACGTATCACCATGGCGACCTCCGCGCCGCCCTGCTGGCGAGCGCGATGGAGATGCTCGAAGGCGGCGAGACGTTCTCCCTGCGTGCTGTGGCACGACGCGCGGGAGTCTCGGCCACGGCCCCCTACCGACATTTCGAGGATCGCGAGGCGATCGAGTCGGCTCTCGCGACCGAAGGACTCAGGGACCTCAAGGCCGAGCTGGCCGCTGTCCCAGCCCCCAGCACACCCGACGACCTCGGTGAGCTCGGCGTCATCTACGTCAGGTTCGCCCTTCGCCGACCCTCCTTGTTCCGACTGATGTTCGGCCGAGAGTGCGACACCGACGACGACCAGCGCGTCCTCGCAGCAGCGGAGCTCCACGACATGCTCGCAGCCGCGATGGATCAGGTCTTTCCCGGGCGGGCGACCGATGCCCTCACCGACGCAGGCTGGGCACTCGCCCATGGTCTCGCGTTCCTGTACCTCGACGGGAAGCTGAAGGCCCCGTCAAGCGACGACGTGGCCGCGCGTGTCGGAGCGGCGTTCGCAGCCATCCTCTCCATCACCGAAAGAGATGCCCCATGA
- a CDS encoding type 1 glutamine amidotransferase domain-containing protein, with the protein MSKRVLIVVTNVGHYDDPSHPTGLWLTELTHAWHVFEEAGYDMTLVSPLGGAVPLEPRSLKFPNIDKSGKAWLADPAKMALLQTTKSPDEIVSADFDAIYFTGGHATMYDFPDSEGLQRITRELYERGDIVSSVCHGYCGLLNTKLSDGSYLVAGKKLTGFAWREEVLAKVDKLVPYNAEEKVKERGALYEKGLIPFTSYAVTDGNLVTGQNPGSAKETAKKVVAALGRSEG; encoded by the coding sequence ATGAGCAAGCGTGTCCTGATCGTCGTCACCAACGTCGGCCACTACGACGACCCGAGCCACCCGACGGGCCTCTGGCTGACCGAGCTCACCCACGCGTGGCACGTCTTCGAGGAGGCGGGCTACGACATGACGCTCGTGAGCCCGCTGGGTGGCGCCGTACCGCTCGAGCCGCGCTCGCTGAAGTTCCCGAACATCGACAAGAGCGGCAAGGCGTGGCTCGCCGACCCGGCGAAGATGGCACTGCTCCAGACCACGAAGAGTCCCGACGAGATCGTCTCGGCGGACTTCGACGCGATCTACTTCACGGGTGGCCACGCGACGATGTACGACTTCCCCGACAGTGAGGGGCTGCAGCGGATCACCCGGGAGCTCTACGAGCGTGGCGACATCGTCTCCTCCGTCTGCCACGGCTACTGCGGCCTGCTCAACACGAAGCTCTCCGACGGCTCCTACCTCGTGGCGGGGAAGAAGCTCACCGGCTTCGCCTGGCGCGAGGAGGTCCTCGCCAAGGTGGACAAGCTGGTCCCGTACAACGCCGAGGAGAAGGTCAAGGAGCGGGGCGCACTCTACGAGAAGGGACTGATCCCCTTCACGTCGTACGCCGTCACCGACGGCAACCTCGTCACCGGCCAGAACCCCGGCTCGGCCAAGGAGACCGCCAAGAAGGTCGTCGCCGCGCTGGGCCGATCCGAGGGCTGA
- a CDS encoding HAD family hydrolase, whose protein sequence is MSWPPHSSTASGWRPKLIALDIDGTLLAWIEGLGQTLEVVTEPVRDSIRRAAAAGAHIVLASGRSAHAMTPVADALGLPLEDQGRLWIVASNGAVVTRYPPLEVVHEEVFDARDAVSRIVAARPEVLVAVEERGLGYRVNRPFPEGELTGEQIVTTVEEMVADPVARVVIRDPDSSPEDFMELGREVGLEGISYHVGWTAWLDLAPIGISKAAGLAYVLDELDLKPTDVLAIGDGRNDIEMLEWAGRGVAMGQATDDVKEVADAITLPVEEDGAAVEIDRWFPTGG, encoded by the coding sequence ATGAGCTGGCCCCCGCACAGTTCGACGGCTTCGGGCTGGCGCCCGAAGCTCATCGCCCTCGACATCGACGGCACCCTGCTGGCGTGGATCGAGGGCCTCGGGCAGACGCTCGAGGTCGTGACCGAGCCCGTGCGTGACTCCATCCGCCGCGCTGCCGCGGCGGGGGCCCACATCGTGCTGGCCTCGGGTCGCTCGGCCCATGCCATGACGCCGGTCGCCGACGCGCTCGGCCTCCCGCTCGAGGACCAGGGACGGCTCTGGATCGTCGCCTCCAACGGTGCTGTCGTCACGCGGTATCCCCCGCTCGAGGTCGTGCACGAGGAGGTCTTCGACGCCCGCGACGCGGTCTCCCGGATCGTGGCGGCGCGCCCCGAGGTGCTCGTCGCGGTCGAGGAGCGCGGGCTCGGCTACCGGGTGAACCGGCCCTTCCCGGAGGGCGAGCTCACCGGTGAGCAGATCGTCACGACGGTGGAGGAGATGGTGGCCGATCCGGTCGCCCGTGTCGTGATCCGCGATCCCGACTCCTCGCCCGAGGACTTCATGGAGCTCGGGCGCGAGGTCGGTCTCGAGGGCATCAGCTATCACGTCGGCTGGACCGCCTGGCTCGACCTCGCGCCCATCGGCATCTCCAAGGCCGCCGGCCTCGCCTACGTCCTCGACGAGCTCGACCTCAAACCCACCGACGTCCTCGCGATCGGCGACGGCCGCAACGACATCGAGATGCTCGAGTGGGCCGGCCGCGGTGTGGCGATGGGTCAGGCCACCGACGACGTGAAGGAGGTCGCCGACGCGATCACCCTCCCCGTCGAGGAGGACGGTGCCGCCGTCGAGATCGACCGCTGGTTCCCGACCGGCGGCTGA